From Candidatus Binatia bacterium:
GCCTGCGGATCGTGCTTGAGGCGGCGGCATTTCGAGCGGATCTCGAGCACCGTCTGGGCCGCAGTGTCGTCGATGTAGATCGGCGCGCCGCCGAGCTTGCCGGCGGTCAGCGCAATGTTCTTGATGTCGCGGTCGTGCAGGCGGCCCGAACGAACCCGCGAGTTGTCGATCTCGGCCTGGGAACAGAGCATGCGCATCACGAGCTGGTCGCTCGACATTTCCATCGAGAAGACTGCAACGCCGATGCCGCACTCGCCGGCGGCATATTCGGCGATATTGAGGCAGAAGGCCGTGTTGTGGACGCAGACGTCGTTGGCGACGAAATTGTGAGTTCCGTCGACGGTAAGGTCGTACACCTGGGCGCTTCCCACGGGCTCGATGTGTACGATCGGATCCCAGTAGACGTCGCTGGTCGCGATGTCTTGCAGATTGGAGTCATCGACGGCGCTCGCGATCGCCTGCAGCCGCTTTCGCGACACGGATCGACCGACGTGCAGGTTCGAAACGTCAGTGAGGCCCATGGCTGCGCCTATCTCGGACCAGCTGGCGCCACCCCTGGCGCCCTCCACGAGGCGCCATACGCCGCGCGGCACGACATCGCGGAACGCCTTGTCTCGCCGGAGCGCGCAGGCATGGCGGACCCGGTCGAGCGCGCCCTCCTTGCCGAACATTCCGATCTGATCGACGAAGGTCAGGATGGAGGCGCGATCGGTGATGTCGATCTGCCAGGCGACCCGGCTTCCACCCTGGTAACGAACCCGCCTCTGGCGAAGCCGGCCGATGACACCGAAGCGCAGCAGCAGATGCTGCACCTGGCGCGCCATGCGCTCGCTGACGGTACAGTACCCGAGCTGGGACTGGCCGGTCGCCAGGACGCTGGCCCACCCGTCCGTTGCGAAGAGACGATTCAGGAACGACGCGAGCTCGTCGGGGCGAAGCTGGAACACGATGTCCGGCACGAACTTCTCGTGCGCCGATGCACCGCGCAAGCCCAGCTCGTCGAGCCAGCGCACCAGGTCGTTGCCGCTCGTCACGGTCGCGCACTCGGCGTCAGGAGCGAGGTCTTCGTAGCGAACGGCCAGCGCTCCGCACAGCTGCGACACCCGCATCGGTGAGGGAGCGGTCACGCCGCGACACCAGTTCGAAATGGAGGCCGGAGAGACGCCGATCTCCATCGCAACGGATCTCGCGGAGCGGCTCCCCGCCATCAGGGATCGGCGGATCGAAATTCCCAGGCGCTCGCGCCTTTGCTTCATGGTCTCGCGATCCGCGGCGATGCGGACGGTTCTCGCCCGCGTCCGTGAGCCTTCCTCGCAAGTGCGAAGCCCGCCAAAATCCTCGACGCATTCGGCAAAATCGTCCTGCAGGCGCGAGTTGGTGTTTGTGAAGCGAATCGAGGTCCCGCCGAGCGTTCCGTCGCCGAGCAGGTAGCCGAGAATCTTTGCCCTCGCATCTCCGATGGACTGGCGACCCGCCACGGGGATGCGCCTCGGAACCGCGATGGAATCGCCCGCGCGAATCTCTCCGAGAGGTTTCCAGCCGTCGATGGTGAGGAACGGATGGCTGAGCGTCGTCCGCACCCGTCTGCCAAGGCGCGTCGTCACCTCGAACAGCGGCTTCACCCCGTCATCGACGAACGCAGACGGCGGCGCTGGCTCGAGCCGCCAATGGTCGTTCAACGTCCACAGCGTGCCGGAGCGCTCGCGTACGATGTCTTCGAGCCTGCGAACCCTGCCGTCCTCCAGGACGATCTCCGAATCGGCCGCCAGGCACTTTCCCATGCTTGGCCGCCCCGCGACGATGATGAGGTCCGACGGCTGCAGCCCCGCGGTCTTGTGGTCGAGATCGTAGTAGCCGGTAGGCACGCCGGTGATCTCGGACTTGCGCTCGTAGAGCTGCTCGATCCTCTCGACGGTGCCGCTGATCAGGCTGTCGATACGGCGCAGCGCCGTGCCGGCGTGATCGGAAGAGAGCTCGAAGATCGCCGATTCCGCCTTGTCGAGAAAATCACGCGTGGAGCCGCGAGACTCGTAGGCGCCGCTGAGTATCTCCGTCGACGTCCGGATGAGGCGGCGCAGCGTCGCCTTGTCGTGCACGAGCCGCGCGTAGTGCGAGACGTTCGCCGCCGTGACGACCCTGTCGGCGAGCTCGACGAGGAAGGCCGTGCCTCCGATCCGCTGAAGCTCGCCGGTCTGCTTGAGGGCATCGGTGACCGTGATGACGTCGGCCGGACGGGCCTGCCCCTGCAGCGCGCTGATCGCCGCGAAGATGCGCGAGTGCCGCTCGACATAGAAGTCGGACGCGACGACGAGGTCGGCGACTCGGTCGAACGCGTCGGAGTCGGTCAGCAGCGCGCCGAGCACGGACTCTTCGGCTTCCTGGCTGTGGGGCGGAACGCGGGTGAAGGCGGTTTTCTGCTCGTCCATGGCGGCGTCAGGATGCGGCAAACCGCGCCCCAAGAACATTCCATTGCTCGCATCAAGCCCGCGATCTCTGCACATCGCTGTGGACAACCGCGGCCAAATACCCGTCGCCGAACGCCGTCCGCCGGGGAGGCCATGTGCGTTGTCGAGAAAGATTCGTTCCCGGCTCCGCCGTCGCCGCGAAAGGCCGAAGACCACCGGCCGCGAATCAGGTCGCCAGCAGCCGCGCGGTCAGGGCGTCGCGTGCACGAGCGAGGACAGCCGCGCGAGCGCGGCGGGAATGCGCGGCCCGTACCAGGCCAGGTCCTTGCCGTCGACCAACAGGAACCGCGAGCGAATACCGGCGCTGCGAAGCTCCGCGGCGTGCTTGTCCTCGAACACGTAGGGCTCGTCGGGCAGGATCGTAAGCACGGGAGCCACCTCGAGGATTTCTTCGATCGTGATCTCGAAAAAATCGCTCCCTTCCCGATCGCCGAACACGTTCTCGCAGCCGCACTGCGCAAGCACGTCGCCGATATAGGTCTGGCGACGAAACGACATGTAGGGACGGCGCCAAATCGGACAGAACGTGCGCACGCCCGCGCCGGCCGTCGCGTTGAGCTCGCGTGCGGCGTGCAGTGCGCGGCGGCATCGCACGGCAAGCGCAGCGCCTGCCGCCTCGGCGCCGCACGCGCGGCCGAGCGACTCCAGCATCGCTGCCGCCTCCTCGATCGTCGTCGGGTGCGTCACGTGCAGCACGAGGCCGGCCGCTTCGATCTCGCGGCAGTCCTCGAGCCTGTTCTCTTCCTTGTTGACGACGACGAGATCGGGACGAAGCTCGATGATGCGGGAGACGTCGGGGTTCTTGGTTCCACCAACGGTCTCGATGCCGGCGACGACTTCAGGCGGCTCCGTGCACCAGCGGGTGCGGCCGACGACGCTGCCGGCAAGACCGAAGTCGATCAGCGCCTCGGTGAGACTCGGGACGAGAGAGACGATGCGCATAAAAAAGGCGGCGCCGTCCTTCTTGAAGGCCGGACGGCGCCGCCTGCGAAACAGGCCGTCAGACCCTCTCGATGACCATCGAGATGCCCTGCCCTCCGCCGATGCACAGCGAAGCGAGGCCGAGGCTGACGCCCCGATTCTTCATCGCGTGAAGCAGAGTGATCAGGACGCGCGCGCCGCTGGCACCGATCGGATGGCCGATGGCAACCGCGCCGCCATTGACGTTCACCCTGGCGGCATCGATCTTGAGCTCGGCCAGTACGCCGAGCGACTGCGCGGCGAATGCCTCGTTCAGCTCCCACAGGCCGATGTCTTCCTTGCGGATGCCGAGTTTCTTCAGCACTTTTTCGGAAGCCGGCCACGGGCCCATGCCCATGATCGCCGGATCGACGCCGGCAGCCGCTGCTCCGCGAATGATCGCGAGCGGAGTGAGCTTCTCGGCTTTCGCGCGAGCCTCGCTCATCACGACGACAGCTCCGGCGCCGTCATTGATGCCCGAAGCATTGCCGGCAGTCACGGTGCCGTCCTTCTTGAACGCCGGACGCAGCTTGGCCAGGGTCTCGGCCGTCGTGCCGGCGCGCACGTACTCGTCCTTGGTGACCTTGATCGGATCGCCTTTCTTCTGCGCGATCTCGACGGCGAAGATCTCTTCGTCGAACGCGCCGCTGGCCTGGGCGGCGGCCGCCTTGGCCTGGCTCGCCGCCGCGAACTCGTCCTGGGCCTCGCGCGAAATGCCGTACTTGGCCGCGACGTTCTCGGCGGTGATGCCCATGTGCGTGAACGTGAGCGGGCACGAAAGACCGTCGGCGATCATCGAGTCGATGATCTGGTCGTGGCCCATGCGGTATCCGGTGCGCGCCTTGGCCAGGAGGTACGGGGCCAGCGTCATGTTCTCCATGCCGCCGGCGACGATGCACTCGGCATCGCCCGCGACGATGGCCTGCGCTGCCAGCGCGATCGCTTTCAGGCCCGAGCCGCACGCCTTGTTGACGCCGTAGCTCGGCACTTCCTTGGGAACACCGCTCTTGATGGCCGCCACGCGCGCGGGATTGAGGCCGAGGTTGGCCGCCAGCACGTTGCCGAGGATCACCTCGTCGACCGAGGCGGCGTCGATTCCGGCGCGGCGGATCGCTTCGGCGACGGCGAGTCCTCCGAGCTCCGGTGCCGGCTTGTCGGCGAAGGCGCCCTGGAAGCTCCCGACCGCGGTGCGTGCTGCGCTGACGATGACTGCTTTGCTGCTCAAGACCCTGGTCCTCCCTGTCGTGGGGCCCGTGCCCCGGATTGCGTGCGGGTCGAAACGATGCCGCCGGCTTGCGGGCCTGCCGCCCGCGCGTCCCGCGCCGTCAGGCGCGAGCGTCGATGTTGGTGCGGATCCACTCGACGATGTCGCGAGTGCTCGCACCCGGCGTGAAGATCTCCTTTACGCCCAGCGTCTTCAGCTCCGCGATGTCTTCTTCCGGCACGATGCCGCCGCCGAAAACCGGAATGTCGCCGACGCCTTTCTGCTTCATTAAGTCCAGAATGCGCGGAAACAAGGTCATGTGGGCGCCCGAAAGGATCGACAGCCCCACGCAGTCGACGTCTTCCTGCACGGCGGTCTCGGCAATCATCTCCGGCGTCTGGTGAAGTCCGGTGTAGATCACCTCGAAGCCGGCGTCGCGCAGTGCGCGCGCGATGATCTTCGCCCCACGGTCGTGACCGTCGAGGCCGGGCTTGGCCACCAGGATTCTCAGTACTTTTTCCGACACTTGTCCCGTCCCTGTGATTGTCCGGCGCAGGCCTTGCCCGCGCTGCTCAGATCGTCGCCGGATCCTGGTAGATCCCGAAGACGTTGCGGTAGACGTCGGAGATCTCTCCGACGGTGACGCCGTCCCGGACGGCGTCGACGACGTGCGGCATCAGGTTGCGGTCCTCGACCGCCGCACGGCGCACCTCTTCGATGCGGGCCGCGACCTTCTTCGCGTCGCGCGCCGCCTTGAACGCCTTCACCTTTTCTCTCTGACCGGCTTCCAGCGCGCGATCGATGCGGAGGATCTCCAGCGCCTTGCCCTCGTCCATCACGTAGCCGTTGACCCCGACGGTCACGTACTCGCTGTCGTCGGTGGCGTGCTGGAACGCGTAGGCGGCGTCCGCGATCTCGGACTGCGGATAGCCGATCTCGATCGCGCGCACGATTCCGCCGAGCTCGTCGATGCGGCGGATGTAGTCCGCGGCCTCGCGCTCCATGCGATCGGTCAGTGCTTCGATCGCGAAACTGCCGCCGAACGGATCGACGGTGTTCACGATGCCGCTTTCTTCGGCGAGGATCTGCTGAGTACGAAGCGCGACGGTGACGGCCTCCTCGGAGGGCAGCGCCAGCGTCTCGTCGAGGGAGTTCGTGTGGAGCGACTGCACGCCGGCGAGAGTCGCCGCAAGAGCCTGGATCGTCACGCGCACGACGTTGTTGAGCGGCTGCTGAGCGGTAAGCGACACTCCCGAGGTCTGGGCGTGGGTGCGCATCAGGCAGGCGCGGTCGGTCTTTGCGCCGAAGCGCTCGCGCATGATCTTCGCCCACAGGCGGCGCGCCGCGCGGATCTTGGCGATCTCCTCGAGGAAATCGTTGTGTACGTTGAAGAAGAACGACAGGCGCGGGCCGAACTCATCGGGGTCGAGACCGCGATCGACGGCGGCCTGCACGTAGCCGATGCCGTCGGCCAGCGTGAACGCCAGCTCCTGGACGGCCGTCGAGCCGGCCTCGCGGATGTGGTAGCCGCTGATCGAGACCGGATGCCAGCGCGGCACCTCGTTCATGCAGAACTCGATCATGTCGGTGACGATGCGCAGCGAAGGCTCGGGCGGGCAGATCCACTCCTTCTGCGCGATGAATTCCTTGAACATGTCGTTCTGGATCGTGCCGCCGAGCTTCTTCCACGAGCAGCCCTGGCGCTCGGCGACGACCAGGTACATCGCGAGCAGGATCGACGCCGAACAGTTGACGGTCATCGACGTAGTGACTTCGTCGAGGCGGATGCCGTCGAAGAGCACCTGCATGTCGGCGATCGTCGAGACCGCGACGCCTTCGCGGCCGACCTCACCTTCGGCGCGGGCGTGGTCCGCGTCGTAGCCCATCAGCGTCGGCATATCGAAGGCCGTCGACAGCCCGCCGCCGCCGGCGGCCAGCAGGTACTTGAACCGCGCGTTGGTATCGGCCGCACTGCCGAAGCCGGCAAACTGCCGCATCGTCCACGCCTTGGTGCGGTACATCGTCGGATAGACGCCGCGCGTGAACGGGTACTGACCGGGCTCGCCGACCTCGCCGGCAGCCTGCCCGTCGCGGTAGCACTCCTCCAGTTCCATGCCGGAGATCGTCGCGTGCCGCGGCCTTGCCTGACGCGGGTCGATGTTTCGTGCCGAGTTGGAGTCGCGCATCGCCTTCACCAGTAACTCCTTCCGGCACCGCCGCCACCCTCATCCGGCGGCGAAACGGCTGCTGCCGCTACGCTGCCACCAGGAACGGGCGCATCCGAAGGACGGCGGAGCATAGCCGGGAGGGTACCCCGGGACAATCGGTCAAGTGGGCGCCGCACGGAGCGAAATGGCTTGCTGCGGGAGGCCTTGCGGTCGTTTGGCGGGCCCGGCGCCGCCGTGCGGGATTACTGCCAGTACCCGAGGCCTTTCAGCCTCTGGATTGCATCGGCGCTGAACGGAGCGGCCGCCGAGTTGTGATGCCCCAGCGAGTTTTCCCAGACGTCGACCGACACCTCGAGCTTGTCGGCGATGTCGCGATGCTCGGCCGAGACGTCGTGCTTCTCGCCTGGATCGGCTTCCAGGTCGTAGAGCGCCGACGTCTTCTTGTCGCGGTCGACGATGAGCTTCCAGTGGCCCTGGAACGCTGCGCGAAGGTTCGCGTCCCTTCTCGTCTCGCTGATCAGCAGGCGGTCCATCGGCGCCGTGCTGAGCGGCTTGCCGTCGATCGGCTCGCTCTCGGGGAACGAAGCGCCTGCGGCCGCGAGGATCGTCGGCGCGATGTCCATCGTGCTGACGCGGGTGAGAACGTTCGTCCCTGCCCCGTCGCCACCGGGCATCTTGACGATCAGCGGGACGTGCAGGAGTTCCTGCCAGACCGTGCGGGCATGGCCGATGTAGTGGTCGCCGCGGTCGTTGAACGCCTCGCCGTGGTCGCCGACGAACACGATCAGCGTGTTGTCGTACAGGCCTTTCGCGCGAAGATGATCGAGCAGCTGCCCGATGTACTGGTCGGTGTACGCGATCTCCGAATCGTAGGCGGCCGTGACCCAGTCGACGTCCGCCTGCGTCAGCGAAGGCATCGAAAGCGTGAACTCGGTGTGGGACTCCTGGTCGCGCATCGGCCCGTCGTAGACGTAGTCGAACTTGAACTCCGGGTGCATGACGTACGCGAAGTGGGGATCGAAGTAGTGCAGGTAGAGAAAGAACGGCTGATCGCCGTTCTCGTCGAGCCACGCGATCGCGTGGTCGGTCAGGTCGCCGGAAGTGACGTCCATCTGTCCGGCAGCAAGCGAAAAATCCATCCACTCGAACCCGGCATCGAAGCCGACGCTGCGCCCGGCAAACGTGTTCGACGTGATGGCGTGGGTGCGGTAGCCGCGGTTCCTCAGCACCTCGGCCACCGTCACTTCCTTCGGCGCGAGGTAGGCGGGGTGCTGGCCGTAGCCGAGGCGCCGCGGATAGCGCGACGTCAGCATCGACGCCACCGACGGCGTGGTCCACGGCGCCGTGCTGACGGCGTTCTGGTAGACCACCGACTCCGTTGCCAGGTCGTCGAGGTGAGGACTCGTCTCGCGCGTCTCGTAGCCATACATGCCGAGGTGGTCCGCCCTCAGCGTGTCGCAGATGATGAACACGATGTTCGGAGCCTTCTCCGGAGGCTTCGGCGCATCGAAGCCCAGCAGCAGGATCGACGGCAGCAGCACCAGCGTGGGAACCAGGGCCCAGCGCCGCAGCTCGAGCGTCCTCGAAGCAAGGCGGGCGCCGGCAAGCGGATGGGCGCAGCGCCATCGCCACGTGAGCCACCCGACGATGCCCCACAGCGCCGTCATTGCCATCAGCGACTGCGGCACCGAGATGGAGATGAGGAACGCGTAGTCGCCGATGTGGTCTCGCACCACGCTGAAAATGGATCCGTCAGTGAGGAACGGCAGCCAGTCCTTCTCGTTCTGCACCGTCAGGCGGCGAAACGTAGGAAGGACAAGCTGCTGGAGCGGGTACAGGAACAGAACCCACGACAGCACCGCGGCAACGATGCGGTGACGTGCCGTGAGGGTACGAGGCGAGGTCGCATAGGCGAGCGCGATGCCGCCGAAGGCGAGCACCTCCACGATGTAGATCGAGTCGATGACGAACGTGAGCGAGTAGCTGGCCGCCATGAACCAGAGGCCCTGGGCCAGCCACTGCTGCTTCTCGACCTCGGCGTAGGCGCGAAAAGCGGCGAGCACCGGCGTGATCGTCACCACGGGTACCGAGACCGCGACGCACTCGCGCACCAGCTTGCGAAGCCAAGTCGGCATGGAAACGACTTTCGACCCTCTCCTTCAGTAGCTCGGCTTGTAGTCGAACTTGTGGATGGTCTCGAGGTGACGCACCGTGCGCGACTGCGATCGCATGACGACGGAATGGCTGACCGCTCCGCCCTTGAAGAACTTGACGCCCTTGAGGAAAGTTCCGTCGGTGACGCCGGTGGCGGCGAAGAGCACGTGCCCGCGCACCATCTCCTCGACTCCGAGCTTGCGCGAGGGGTCCTTGATTCCGAGCTGGTAGAGCTCGTCGCGCTCGGCATTGCTGCGCGGGACAAAGCGGCACTGCATGAAGCCGCCGAGGCCCTTGAGTGCCGCTGCGCTGAGCACGCCCTGGGTTGCGCCGCCGGCTCCGAGCAGCATGTCGACTCCGGCACCGTCGCGCGCAGTCGCCATCGCGGCGGCAACGTCGCCGTGAGGGATCAGCCGCACTCGCGCGCCGGCTTCACGCACCTGCTCGATCAGCACGTCGTGGCGCGGGCGGTCCAGGATGACGACGGTCAGGTCCTCGACGTAGCAGCTTCGCGCTTCGGCCAGGCGTCGCAGGTTCTCCGACGGCGAGCGGTCCAGGTCGACGACGCCGAAGCCGTCGGGGCCGGTCGCGATCTTGTCCATGTAGGCGCCATCGGGGCAGCGCAGGATGCAGCCCGGATCGGTCAGCGCCATGATCGACATCGCGTTGGGGCCGCCGAGCGCGCAGGAGACTCCGCCTTCGAGAGGATTGACGGCGACGTCGACTTCGACGCCACCGCTGCCGAGCCTCTGGCCGCTCGCCAGCAGATCTCCGCTCGTCTGCGCAGGATCGCCGAGCACGATGGCGCCCTGGAACGCGCCGATCGACGAGAATGCGTGGTGGATGGCTTGCGCAGCGAGGCGCACGGGACCCGTCTCGTCGCCGCGCCCGTTCTCGCGCGCCGCGGCCAGCGCCGCCGCCTCGGTGACGCGCACCAGCTCGAGTGCCAGGTTCCTTTCCATCTGTGATCGATCCGGCGCCGGCCGTCAGTTGCCGGCGTTCAGATTTCCATCGCCTCCAGGACACGACCGAGATCGGCCGCCACCCTCACAGGCTCGGGACAGGATCGGATCGCGTTATGCGGATCCTTCAGGCCGTGTCCCGTGAGCGTGCAGACTACCACGGCTCCGTCTTCGATGCGCTTCGCGTCGGCCAGCTTCTTCAGGCCGGCGATCGATGCTGCCGATGCGGGCTCGGCGAAGACCCCTTCCGTCGATGCGAGCAGCTTGTAGGCAGCCATGATCTCGTCGTCGGTGACCATGTCGATGTCGCCCCCGGACTCGTCGCGGGCAGCCTCGGCTTTCTTCCAGCTCACGGGATTGCCGATACGGATCGCGGTGGCCACGGTCTCGGGCTCGCTTACAGCGTGGCCGAGCACGATCGGCGCCGCGCCCGCGGCCTGGAAGCCCATCATCTTCGGGCGGCTCGCGGTTACGCCGTCGCGGAAATACTCGCCGTAGCCCATCCAGTACGCCGTGATGTTGCCGGCGTTGCCGACCGGCAGGACGTGGTAGTCGGGAGCGCGGCCGAGAGTGTCGCAGATCTCAAACGCGGCGGTCTTCTGGCCTTCGAGGCGGTGGGGATTGATCGAGTTGACGACGGTCACTCGCCGCTGCTCGGCAACGCCCGAGACCATTCGGTAGGCATCATCGAAATTGCCTTTGACGGCGAGCACTTTCGCGCCATGAATCACCGCCTGGCTGAGCTTTCCCATGGCGATGTTTCCATCGGGGATGATCACGAAGCACGCAAGGCCGGCCCTGGCCGCGTACGCCGCCGCCGACGCCGAAGTATTTCCGGTGGAGGCGCAGATCACCGCGGTCGCCCCTTCGGCCACCGCCATCGTGATCGCCATCGTCATTCCCCTGTCCTTGAAGGAACAGGTTGGGTTGAGGCCCTCGTACTTCACGTAGACGCGCCCTTTGAGCCCGAGGCGCTCGGCCAGGCGCGGAACTTCGATGAGCGGCGTGTTCCCCTCGAGCAGCGTCACCGGCTCGATGTCGCCCACGGGAAGGCGGTCTCGGTAATACTCGATCAATCCGGGCCAGCTCATCGTGTTCTCCACTGCGCGAGCGGCGCCAGGCTGCGCCGTCACGACTCCTCTCCAAGCCGTTCCTCGACGCGAATCGCCACCGGCTGGGCGCGCACCTCCGAAAGCTTCGCGATGCGCGCCATGGCCTTCTGCAGCGCCCCCTCGCGCGCACGGTGAGTGCGCATGACGACGGGAACGGCGCCGCGGCTCGGCTTTTCGTGCTGGGCAACGGTGGCGATGCTTACGCCGGCCCTTGCCAGCACCGCCGTGATCTTCGCCAGGGCTCCCGGCTTGTCGCTCAGCTGAAGCCGCACGTAGTGCTCGTGCTCGATTGCGGCCATGTCGACGACTCGTGCCTTGGCCAGCGCGGCCGAAGGCAGGCCGTACGGCGGAACCTGGGGCGGCCGGCCTTCGAGCAGGCAGCGGCCGGCATCGACGATATCGGCAACGACGGCGGTGGCCGTCGGCATCATGCCGGCCCCGCGCCCGTAGTAGATCGAGGTGCCGAGCGCATTGCCGCGCAGGCAGACGGCGTTGAACGCTCCAGAGACCTTGGCCAGCAGGTGGTTGTTCGGCACCATCGCGGGGTGAATACGCGCCTCGATTCCCTTG
This genomic window contains:
- the dnaB gene encoding replicative DNA helicase; translated protein: MDEQKTAFTRVPPHSQEAEESVLGALLTDSDAFDRVADLVVASDFYVERHSRIFAAISALQGQARPADVITVTDALKQTGELQRIGGTAFLVELADRVVTAANVSHYARLVHDKATLRRLIRTSTEILSGAYESRGSTRDFLDKAESAIFELSSDHAGTALRRIDSLISGTVERIEQLYERKSEITGVPTGYYDLDHKTAGLQPSDLIIVAGRPSMGKCLAADSEIVLEDGRVRRLEDIVRERSGTLWTLNDHWRLEPAPPSAFVDDGVKPLFEVTTRLGRRVRTTLSHPFLTIDGWKPLGEIRAGDSIAVPRRIPVAGRQSIGDARAKILGYLLGDGTLGGTSIRFTNTNSRLQDDFAECVEDFGGLRTCEEGSRTRARTVRIAADRETMKQRRERLGISIRRSLMAGSRSARSVAMEIGVSPASISNWCRGVTAPSPMRVSQLCGALAVRYEDLAPDAECATVTSGNDLVRWLDELGLRGASAHEKFVPDIVFQLRPDELASFLNRLFATDGWASVLATGQSQLGYCTVSERMARQVQHLLLRFGVIGRLRQRRVRYQGGSRVAWQIDITDRASILTFVDQIGMFGKEGALDRVRHACALRRDKAFRDVVPRGVWRLVEGARGGASWSEIGAAMGLTDVSNLHVGRSVSRKRLQAIASAVDDSNLQDIATSDVYWDPIVHIEPVGSAQVYDLTVDGTHNFVANDVCVHNTAFCLNIAEYAAGECGIGVAVFSMEMSSDQLVMRMLCSQAEIDNSRVRSGRLHDRDIKNIALTAGKLGGAPIYIDDTAAQTVLEIRSKCRRLKHDPQAGLGLIIIDYLQLMRGGGEDNREQEISTISRSLKALAKELSVPIVALSQLNRQVEMRADKRPGMADLRESGALEQDADVIVFLYRDEQYNPDTAEPGVAEIIIAKQRNGPTGTVRLMFEKAFARFRNFSSREDAGAAYAGGGGYDAN
- a CDS encoding helical backbone metal receptor codes for the protein MRIVSLVPSLTEALIDFGLAGSVVGRTRWCTEPPEVVAGIETVGGTKNPDVSRIIELRPDLVVVNKEENRLEDCREIEAAGLVLHVTHPTTIEEAAAMLESLGRACGAEAAGAALAVRCRRALHAARELNATAGAGVRTFCPIWRRPYMSFRRQTYIGDVLAQCGCENVFGDREGSDFFEITIEEILEVAPVLTILPDEPYVFEDKHAAELRSAGIRSRFLLVDGKDLAWYGPRIPAALARLSSLVHATP
- a CDS encoding acetyl-CoA C-acetyltransferase, translated to MSSKAVIVSAARTAVGSFQGAFADKPAPELGGLAVAEAIRRAGIDAASVDEVILGNVLAANLGLNPARVAAIKSGVPKEVPSYGVNKACGSGLKAIALAAQAIVAGDAECIVAGGMENMTLAPYLLAKARTGYRMGHDQIIDSMIADGLSCPLTFTHMGITAENVAAKYGISREAQDEFAAASQAKAAAAQASGAFDEEIFAVEIAQKKGDPIKVTKDEYVRAGTTAETLAKLRPAFKKDGTVTAGNASGINDGAGAVVVMSEARAKAEKLTPLAIIRGAAAAGVDPAIMGMGPWPASEKVLKKLGIRKEDIGLWELNEAFAAQSLGVLAELKIDAARVNVNGGAVAIGHPIGASGARVLITLLHAMKNRGVSLGLASLCIGGGQGISMVIERV
- a CDS encoding cobalamin B12-binding domain-containing protein; protein product: MSEKVLRILVAKPGLDGHDRGAKIIARALRDAGFEVIYTGLHQTPEMIAETAVQEDVDCVGLSILSGAHMTLFPRILDLMKQKGVGDIPVFGGGIVPEEDIAELKTLGVKEIFTPGASTRDIVEWIRTNIDARA
- a CDS encoding methylmalonyl-CoA mutase family protein; translation: MRDSNSARNIDPRQARPRHATISGMELEECYRDGQAAGEVGEPGQYPFTRGVYPTMYRTKAWTMRQFAGFGSAADTNARFKYLLAAGGGGLSTAFDMPTLMGYDADHARAEGEVGREGVAVSTIADMQVLFDGIRLDEVTTSMTVNCSASILLAMYLVVAERQGCSWKKLGGTIQNDMFKEFIAQKEWICPPEPSLRIVTDMIEFCMNEVPRWHPVSISGYHIREAGSTAVQELAFTLADGIGYVQAAVDRGLDPDEFGPRLSFFFNVHNDFLEEIAKIRAARRLWAKIMRERFGAKTDRACLMRTHAQTSGVSLTAQQPLNNVVRVTIQALAATLAGVQSLHTNSLDETLALPSEEAVTVALRTQQILAEESGIVNTVDPFGGSFAIEALTDRMEREAADYIRRIDELGGIVRAIEIGYPQSEIADAAYAFQHATDDSEYVTVGVNGYVMDEGKALEILRIDRALEAGQREKVKAFKAARDAKKVAARIEEVRRAAVEDRNLMPHVVDAVRDGVTVGEISDVYRNVFGIYQDPATI
- a CDS encoding sulfatase, with protein sequence MPTWLRKLVRECVAVSVPVVTITPVLAAFRAYAEVEKQQWLAQGLWFMAASYSLTFVIDSIYIVEVLAFGGIALAYATSPRTLTARHRIVAAVLSWVLFLYPLQQLVLPTFRRLTVQNEKDWLPFLTDGSIFSVVRDHIGDYAFLISISVPQSLMAMTALWGIVGWLTWRWRCAHPLAGARLASRTLELRRWALVPTLVLLPSILLLGFDAPKPPEKAPNIVFIICDTLRADHLGMYGYETRETSPHLDDLATESVVYQNAVSTAPWTTPSVASMLTSRYPRRLGYGQHPAYLAPKEVTVAEVLRNRGYRTHAITSNTFAGRSVGFDAGFEWMDFSLAAGQMDVTSGDLTDHAIAWLDENGDQPFFLYLHYFDPHFAYVMHPEFKFDYVYDGPMRDQESHTEFTLSMPSLTQADVDWVTAAYDSEIAYTDQYIGQLLDHLRAKGLYDNTLIVFVGDHGEAFNDRGDHYIGHARTVWQELLHVPLIVKMPGGDGAGTNVLTRVSTMDIAPTILAAAGASFPESEPIDGKPLSTAPMDRLLISETRRDANLRAAFQGHWKLIVDRDKKTSALYDLEADPGEKHDVSAEHRDIADKLEVSVDVWENSLGHHNSAAAPFSADAIQRLKGLGYWQ
- the glpX gene encoding class II fructose-bisphosphatase → MERNLALELVRVTEAAALAAARENGRGDETGPVRLAAQAIHHAFSSIGAFQGAIVLGDPAQTSGDLLASGQRLGSGGVEVDVAVNPLEGGVSCALGGPNAMSIMALTDPGCILRCPDGAYMDKIATGPDGFGVVDLDRSPSENLRRLAEARSCYVEDLTVVILDRPRHDVLIEQVREAGARVRLIPHGDVAAAMATARDGAGVDMLLGAGGATQGVLSAAALKGLGGFMQCRFVPRSNAERDELYQLGIKDPSRKLGVEEMVRGHVLFAATGVTDGTFLKGVKFFKGGAVSHSVVMRSQSRTVRHLETIHKFDYKPSY
- the thrC gene encoding threonine synthase, whose amino-acid sequence is MSWPGLIEYYRDRLPVGDIEPVTLLEGNTPLIEVPRLAERLGLKGRVYVKYEGLNPTCSFKDRGMTMAITMAVAEGATAVICASTGNTSASAAAYAARAGLACFVIIPDGNIAMGKLSQAVIHGAKVLAVKGNFDDAYRMVSGVAEQRRVTVVNSINPHRLEGQKTAAFEICDTLGRAPDYHVLPVGNAGNITAYWMGYGEYFRDGVTASRPKMMGFQAAGAAPIVLGHAVSEPETVATAIRIGNPVSWKKAEAARDESGGDIDMVTDDEIMAAYKLLASTEGVFAEPASAASIAGLKKLADAKRIEDGAVVVCTLTGHGLKDPHNAIRSCPEPVRVAADLGRVLEAMEI